In the Thermomicrobiales bacterium genome, CGGCCGGCGGCCCAACCGCCGCCTCGACCTCCCGCGCGACGACACTGGCGATCGTGTGCGACTCGTCGACGGTCATCGACGGATCCACCTGGATATGGAGGTCAACCCAGGTCCAGCCTTCACCGCCGCGAGATCGGATGTTGTGTGTCCCCTCAACGCCGGGAACAGACATCGCTGTCGCAGCAATCTGCTCCGGCTCGACAGCAACGGCGTCGCTGAGGACGAAGGTCGCGTCGCGGACGATCTCCCAGGCGCCCCAGGCAATCGCCATAGCAATCAGAAAGGTGATCCCCGCGTCAGCCCAGTCGATCCCCATCCGGACAACGATCAGCGCAACGATAACCGACACCGACACGTAGATGTCACTCGCCGTGTGACGCGCATCGGCCATCAGCAGGCTGCTCGATAGCCTCCGTCCAACTCGGCGCTCCCAGATCGTGACTGTTATGTTGATTGCCAATGTGACAAGCATGACGACGAAGCTGGCAGCCGAGACCACCGGCGCGCCGCCGGCGTGTAACCGGTCCCATGCCTGCTGAACGAGCAGGAACAGCCCGAGCAACATCACTGCGGCGATCCCGAGTGAGGTCAACGTCTCATATCGATGGTGCCCGTAGGGATGGTTCGGGTCGGGCGGGCGGGCGGATACCGCCAGGCCGATCAGAGCAACGACGTTCCCCGATGCGTCCATGATGGAGTGAAACCCGTCCGCCGCAATCGCCAGCGACCCGGTCAGTGTCCCGAAGGTGATCTTCGCCGCGGCAACGAGGAAATTGAGCACGAGGATAGTGGCAAGAACGCGCCGGACCTCGCTCGTCCGGGCGTTCGAATGCAGACCGCGCGGGTGCGCAGATGGACTCACCCTCGCCGTCGTGTCCTCGGAACTGGAGTCGTTCACGGCGGTCCCAATCATCTCCGCTGCCCACCGACGCGCAACAAGTGGCGTGAGCCTCCCAGTCTAGCGGTCGGGCGTGGGGAAGTCAGGGGGGAATTCGGGGATTAGCGACGGCGAACGTGTTGTTCGCTGCGGCCTCACGATCGTCGAGAAGCACATGTCAGGCCGCGGCGGTTTCCTCGGAGAACGAGGCGTTGGTATACACCTCCTGGACGTCTTCCAGGTCTTCGAGCGCCTCCAGCAGCTTCATCGCAGTCTGCGCCTGCGAGCCCTCGATCTCCACCTGATTCTGTGGGACGCGGGTTACGTCGGCTGCCTCGACATCGAGGCCGACGGCGCGCAACGTCTCGGCGACAGCGTTGACCTCGGCCGCCTCGGTGATGATCGTGACCTCGCCGTCCTCGCTGCTGACATCGGTCGCGCCGGCCTCGATCGCCTGCAGCTCGATCTCGTCCGGATCCTGATTGCCTGCGATGACGACGATCTGACCGATGGTGTCGAACTGCCAGCCAACGGTGCCAGTCTCGCCAAGCGCGCCGCCGTGGCGATTGAACGCCTGG is a window encoding:
- a CDS encoding cation diffusion facilitator family transporter, with the translated sequence MSPSAHPRGLHSNARTSEVRRVLATILVLNFLVAAAKITFGTLTGSLAIAADGFHSIMDASGNVVALIGLAVSARPPDPNHPYGHHRYETLTSLGIAAVMLLGLFLLVQQAWDRLHAGGAPVVSAASFVVMLVTLAINITVTIWERRVGRRLSSSLLMADARHTASDIYVSVSVIVALIVVRMGIDWADAGITFLIAMAIAWGAWEIVRDATFVLSDAVAVEPEQIAATAMSVPGVEGTHNIRSRGGEGWTWVDLHIQVDPSMTVDESHTIASVVAREVEAAVGPPADVTVHVEPADEGHLGEERGHDPYAAGGH
- a CDS encoding YebC/PmpR family DNA-binding transcriptional regulator: MAGHSKWSQIKRQKAANDHKKGQIFSKLAREIYVAVRESGPSPDLNVRLRFAMERAKREGMSGDTVERAIAKGNGASADGLDYQTVFYEGYGPGGVAVMAVALTENRNRTAAEVRQAFNRHGGALGETGTVGWQFDTIGQIVVIAGNQDPDEIELQAIEAGATDVSSEDGEVTIITEAAEVNAVAETLRAVGLDVEAADVTRVPQNQVEIEGSQAQTAMKLLEALEDLEDVQEVYTNASFSEETAAA